In a genomic window of Nostoc sp. UHCC 0870:
- a CDS encoding DUF6679 family protein — protein sequence MKSILESYLDQEIWILIRDKWYFAKIIRVSDDLLWFQHRTHNKETEEDTLWEMVVKISEVIAMDRVISVVSRKPDVFISQLIETDQPTNNHQKEHEN from the coding sequence GTGAAGTCTATTCTAGAATCATACTTAGATCAAGAAATTTGGATACTGATACGAGATAAATGGTATTTTGCAAAAATCATTCGGGTTTCGGATGATTTATTGTGGTTTCAACATAGGACTCATAACAAAGAAACAGAGGAAGATACTCTGTGGGAAATGGTTGTAAAAATCAGTGAAGTAATTGCGATGGATAGAGTTATATCTGTTGTGAGTAGAAAACCAGATGTCTTTATTTCACAACTCATAGAAACTGATCAACCCACAAATAATCATCAAAAAGAGCATGAAAACTAA
- the psbA gene encoding photosystem II q(b) protein yields the protein MTTTLQQRQSANVWERFCEWITSTENRIYIGWFGVLMIPTLLAATTCFIIAFIAAPPVDIDGIREPVAGSLIYGNNIISGAVVPSSNAIGLHFYPIWEAASLDEWLYNGGPYQLVIFHFLIGCACYLGRQWELSYRLGMRPWICVAYSAPLASATAVFLIYPIGQGSFSDGMPLGISGTFNFMIVFQAEHNILMHPFHMLGVAGVFGGSLFSAMHGSLVTSSLVRETTETESQNYGYKFGQEEETYNIVAAHGYFGRLIFQYASFNNSRSLHFFLAAWPVVGIWFTALGISTMAFNLNGFNFNQSIIDSQGRVIATWADVINRANLGMEVMHERNAHNFPLDLAAGEVAPVAISAPAING from the coding sequence ATGACCACAACCTTACAACAGCGTCAAAGCGCGAATGTATGGGAGCGGTTCTGCGAGTGGATCACCAGCACCGAAAACCGGATTTATATCGGTTGGTTCGGCGTATTGATGATCCCCACCTTGCTAGCCGCAACCACCTGTTTCATCATTGCCTTCATCGCTGCACCTCCAGTAGACATCGATGGCATCCGTGAACCAGTAGCAGGTTCATTAATCTACGGAAACAACATCATCTCTGGTGCAGTTGTTCCTTCCTCCAACGCCATTGGCTTACACTTCTACCCAATCTGGGAAGCAGCTTCCTTAGATGAGTGGTTGTACAACGGTGGTCCTTACCAATTGGTAATTTTCCACTTCTTGATCGGATGTGCTTGTTACCTAGGTCGTCAGTGGGAACTATCCTACCGCTTAGGAATGCGCCCCTGGATCTGCGTAGCATACTCTGCACCTTTGGCATCTGCAACCGCAGTATTCTTGATCTACCCAATCGGTCAAGGTTCATTCTCCGATGGTATGCCCTTGGGTATCTCCGGTACATTCAACTTCATGATCGTGTTCCAAGCAGAACACAACATCTTGATGCACCCCTTCCATATGTTGGGTGTAGCTGGTGTATTCGGCGGTTCATTGTTCTCCGCAATGCACGGTTCTCTAGTAACTTCCTCCTTGGTGCGTGAAACCACCGAAACCGAATCACAAAACTACGGTTACAAATTCGGACAAGAAGAAGAAACCTACAACATTGTTGCAGCACACGGTTACTTCGGTCGCTTGATTTTCCAATACGCTTCATTCAACAACAGCCGTTCCTTGCACTTCTTCTTGGCTGCATGGCCAGTAGTAGGCATCTGGTTCACCGCCTTGGGTATCAGCACAATGGCGTTCAACTTGAACGGTTTCAACTTCAACCAATCCATCATCGACTCCCAAGGTCGCGTTATCGCTACCTGGGCTGATGTAATCAACCGCGCTAACCTGGGTATGGAAGTAATGCACGAGCGTAACGCTCACAACTTCCCCCTAGACTTGGCTGCTGGTGAAGTTGCTCCTGTTGCTATCAGCGCACCTGCTATCAACGGTTAA
- a CDS encoding histidine triad nucleotide-binding protein, translating into MSETTETIFSKIIRREIPANIVYEDDLALAFKDVNPQAPVHILLIPKKPIPKLADATPEDHALLGHLLLTAKRVAEEVGLTDGYRVVINTGNDGGQTVYHLHLHILGGRQMAWPPG; encoded by the coding sequence ATGAGTGAAACCACAGAGACAATTTTCAGCAAAATCATCCGTCGGGAAATCCCCGCCAACATCGTTTATGAAGATGACTTAGCCCTGGCCTTCAAAGATGTTAATCCCCAAGCACCTGTACACATTCTGCTGATTCCTAAAAAACCGATTCCCAAATTAGCTGATGCTACACCTGAAGATCATGCGCTCTTAGGGCATCTTTTGTTAACTGCCAAGCGTGTGGCTGAAGAAGTGGGACTAACAGACGGCTATCGTGTCGTTATCAATACTGGTAATGATGGCGGTCAAACCGTTTACCACCTACATCTGCACATCCTAGGCGGAAGGCAAATGGCATGGCCTCCTGGTTGA
- a CDS encoding YifB family Mg chelatase-like AAA ATPase, translating to MLARVWSASIVGIDAVKVGVEVDVSGGLPGIVILGLPDSAVQESKERVKATLKNAGFAFPMRKIVINLTPADLRKEGPCFDLPISVGILAASEQVSADLLGDYIFLGEVSLDGSLRPVAGVLPIAATAQKMGIAGLVVPADNAQEASVVQGLDVYGCKNISEVVDLLNHPGKYKPVKLDESKESPQIAHAVADLKDVKGQAHARRALEIAAAGGHNLIFVGPPGSGKTMLARRLPGILPPLSFAEALEVTRIHSVAGLLKNRGSLVRDRPFRSPHHSASGPSLVGGGGFPRPGEISLSHRGILFLDELTEFKRDVLEFLRQPLEDGFVTISRTRQSVTFPAQFTLVASTNPCPCGYYGDTIQQCTCSPRQREHYWAKLSGPLMDRIDLQVAVNRLKPEEITQQPTGEGSMSVLARVKQARDRATIRFQEESNLRCNAQMQSRHLQKWCKLDDASRNLLEAAIKKLGLSARASDRILKVARTIADLAGDEELKANHVAEAIQYRTIDRMQ from the coding sequence ATGCTTGCTAGAGTCTGGAGTGCGTCAATTGTCGGCATCGATGCTGTGAAAGTCGGCGTAGAAGTGGATGTTTCAGGGGGTTTACCAGGAATTGTGATTTTGGGGCTACCAGATTCAGCAGTTCAGGAATCGAAGGAGAGAGTCAAAGCCACTTTGAAAAATGCCGGGTTTGCGTTTCCGATGCGAAAAATTGTGATTAACTTAACGCCAGCCGATTTACGCAAGGAAGGCCCCTGTTTTGATTTGCCTATTAGTGTGGGTATTTTGGCGGCTTCTGAGCAAGTTAGCGCGGATTTGTTGGGAGATTATATTTTTTTGGGCGAAGTGTCATTAGATGGCAGCCTGCGTCCGGTGGCTGGTGTTTTACCGATCGCAGCTACGGCTCAGAAAATGGGAATTGCAGGTTTAGTTGTGCCTGCTGATAATGCTCAAGAAGCATCGGTGGTACAAGGGTTAGATGTGTATGGCTGTAAGAATATCTCTGAGGTAGTTGATTTATTGAATCATCCAGGGAAGTACAAACCTGTAAAGTTAGATGAATCAAAAGAGTCACCACAGATAGCTCATGCTGTTGCAGATTTAAAGGATGTGAAAGGACAGGCTCATGCTCGTCGGGCTTTAGAAATTGCGGCGGCTGGGGGGCATAATTTAATTTTTGTGGGGCCGCCGGGGAGTGGCAAAACGATGTTAGCACGACGCTTACCGGGGATATTGCCCCCATTAAGCTTTGCGGAGGCTTTAGAAGTGACTCGGATTCACTCTGTTGCTGGGTTATTAAAGAATCGTGGCTCATTAGTACGCGATCGCCCTTTTCGTAGTCCCCACCACTCAGCATCAGGGCCATCTTTAGTTGGTGGTGGCGGGTTTCCGCGTCCTGGGGAAATTTCCTTATCTCATCGGGGTATCTTGTTTTTGGATGAATTGACAGAATTTAAACGAGATGTCTTAGAATTTCTCCGTCAGCCTTTAGAAGATGGTTTTGTGACGATTTCCCGCACCAGACAATCAGTTACATTTCCCGCACAATTTACTTTAGTCGCCAGTACAAATCCCTGTCCTTGTGGTTACTATGGCGATACTATTCAGCAATGTACCTGCTCACCAAGACAACGAGAACATTATTGGGCAAAACTTTCTGGCCCCTTGATGGATCGGATTGATTTACAAGTGGCGGTGAATCGCTTGAAACCAGAAGAAATTACCCAACAACCGACAGGAGAAGGTTCGATGTCTGTACTGGCTAGGGTAAAACAAGCACGCGATCGCGCCACTATTCGTTTCCAAGAAGAATCAAATCTGCGGTGCAATGCCCAAATGCAAAGCCGACACCTCCAGAAATGGTGCAAACTAGATGATGCTAGCCGGAATTTATTAGAAGCCGCAATTAAAAAATTAGGTTTATCAGCTAGGGCTAGCGATCGCATTCTCAAAGTCGCCCGCACAATCGCAGATTTAGCGGGCGATGAAGAACTCAAAGCTAATCATGTGGCTGAAGCCATCCAATACCGCACTATAGATAGAATGCAGTAG